In one window of Desulfuromonas sp. DNA:
- a CDS encoding YaeQ family protein yields MAAPSTIHRVAVELADVDRQLFTRLQARVARHPSETAERLVLRVLAWALCQSPDLAFTRGVSAGDEPDLWSHEPDGRVRLWVEVGQPDPERLVKAARHCRQVILVAGGANLWRWKEAHLERLETVPGLCVLAPDAELTARLAAGLERTIDWTLTVSGGTLYLTVGEETLEGTLEHLAGPPRDELEP; encoded by the coding sequence ATGGCCGCACCATCGACCATCCACCGGGTCGCCGTCGAACTCGCCGACGTCGACCGCCAGCTCTTCACCCGCCTGCAGGCGCGCGTCGCCCGGCACCCTTCCGAGACCGCCGAGCGCCTGGTGCTGCGGGTGCTGGCCTGGGCCCTGTGCCAGAGCCCGGACCTGGCCTTCACCCGCGGGGTCTCCGCGGGGGACGAGCCCGACCTGTGGAGCCACGAGCCCGACGGCCGGGTGCGGCTCTGGGTGGAGGTCGGCCAGCCCGACCCGGAGCGCCTGGTCAAGGCCGCCCGCCACTGCCGGCAGGTGATCCTGGTGGCCGGCGGCGCCAACCTCTGGCGCTGGAAAGAGGCCCACCTGGAACGGCTCGAAACCGTGCCAGGCCTCTGCGTCCTGGCCCCCGACGCGGAGCTCACCGCCCGCCTCGCCGCCGGATTGGAGCGCACCATCGACTGGACCCTGACCGTCTCCGGCGGCACCCTCTACCTGACCGTCGGAGAGGAGACCCTGGAAGGGACCCTCGAACATCTCGCCGGGCCCCCGCGGGACGAGCTGGAGCCTTGA
- a CDS encoding inorganic phosphate transporter encodes MGTEILMVGVGILVLVAVFDIMVGVSNDAVNFLTPSIGSRVAPRTVIMLIASLGILAGVTFSSGMMEVARKGIFHPQFFTMPELLTIFLAVMLTDIILLDQFNTYGLPTSTTVSIVFELLGAAVAVSLLKIVQAGDSLVTVVEYINTAKAITIIMGILFSVAISFFFGALVQFLTRLLFTFDYQQRIKRYGALWGGVALSSITYFILVKGAKGASFMSKADVAWIKANWLLLIGVIFVVSAILLAILQALKFNILKPIVLVGTFALAMAFAANDLVNFIGVPMAGVHAYTSAMATADPLTVTMGALAEKVPAQTTYLLIAGGIMVLTMWLSRKARTVTATSINLSQQEEGNERFESIFLSRAIVRLVLNTLDMVKGVFPQSLRTVVRDRLDPANAPKVEMVEGRPSFDLLRASVNLMVASAVVSYATANKLPLSTTYVTFMVAMGTSFADKAWGRESAVYRVTGVLTVVGGWFMTAIIAFTFAGLFATVIFYAKGFGVLLLAVFAVYLIWNTHRKHRVMEEEAQKGEVFNLEKVKDPHECVETTFKHMSFLLKEIHQSLDKTLDGLFKQNFDQIGVERKKLIKSQQWSNIISANVFKAMRLLEQQGVAVSHKYPQTIRRLQKLSDGHRDIVLRAYTHIGNHHKGLLPEQVEELEQVRRKLGVILGEVESTFDRMQTSNVERLRELDADLRAYANELNDRQVPRIKDITSKTRLSILYYAIVGNAMMLSKQNLELVEIFDESFGALSDKGGAGGR; translated from the coding sequence ATGGGCACTGAAATCTTAATGGTCGGCGTCGGCATCCTCGTCCTCGTCGCCGTGTTCGACATCATGGTCGGGGTCAGCAACGACGCGGTGAACTTCCTCACGCCCTCGATCGGCTCGCGGGTGGCACCGAGGACGGTGATCATGCTCATCGCCAGCCTTGGCATCCTTGCCGGGGTGACCTTCTCCAGCGGCATGATGGAGGTGGCGCGCAAGGGGATCTTCCATCCGCAGTTCTTCACCATGCCGGAGCTGTTGACGATTTTCCTGGCCGTCATGCTCACCGACATCATCCTCCTCGACCAGTTCAACACCTACGGCCTGCCGACCTCGACAACGGTCTCCATCGTCTTCGAACTGCTCGGCGCAGCGGTGGCCGTCTCCCTGCTCAAGATCGTCCAGGCCGGCGACAGCCTTGTCACCGTGGTGGAGTACATCAACACCGCCAAGGCGATCACCATCATCATGGGGATCCTCTTCTCGGTGGCGATCTCGTTCTTCTTCGGCGCCCTCGTCCAGTTCCTCACCCGCCTCCTCTTCACCTTCGACTACCAGCAGCGCATCAAGCGCTACGGGGCCCTCTGGGGCGGGGTGGCCCTCTCCTCGATCACCTACTTCATCCTCGTCAAGGGGGCCAAGGGGGCTTCCTTCATGAGCAAGGCCGATGTCGCCTGGATCAAGGCGAACTGGCTGCTGCTCATCGGAGTGATCTTCGTCGTCTCGGCCATCCTCCTGGCGATCCTGCAGGCGCTGAAGTTCAACATACTCAAGCCGATCGTTCTGGTCGGGACCTTCGCCCTGGCGATGGCCTTCGCCGCCAACGACCTGGTCAACTTCATCGGGGTGCCGATGGCCGGTGTCCACGCCTACACCTCGGCGATGGCGACCGCAGACCCGCTCACCGTGACCATGGGAGCTTTAGCCGAGAAGGTTCCGGCCCAGACGACTTATCTGCTGATTGCCGGCGGCATCATGGTGTTGACCATGTGGCTGTCGCGCAAGGCACGCACGGTCACGGCGACCTCGATCAACCTTAGCCAGCAGGAAGAGGGCAACGAGCGTTTCGAGTCGATTTTCCTCTCGCGCGCCATCGTGCGCCTGGTGCTCAATACCCTCGATATGGTCAAGGGCGTCTTCCCCCAGTCGCTACGGACCGTGGTCAGGGACCGCCTCGATCCGGCCAACGCCCCCAAGGTCGAGATGGTCGAGGGGCGCCCCTCCTTCGACTTGCTGCGCGCCTCGGTCAACCTGATGGTCGCCAGCGCCGTGGTCTCCTACGCGACGGCCAACAAGCTTCCCCTTTCGACGACCTACGTCACCTTCATGGTCGCCATGGGGACCTCCTTCGCCGACAAGGCATGGGGCCGGGAAAGCGCGGTCTACCGCGTCACCGGCGTGTTGACCGTCGTCGGCGGCTGGTTCATGACCGCCATTATCGCCTTCACCTTCGCCGGCCTCTTTGCGACGGTCATTTTCTACGCCAAAGGGTTCGGAGTGCTTCTGCTGGCGGTGTTTGCGGTCTACCTGATCTGGAACACCCACCGCAAGCACCGTGTCATGGAAGAGGAGGCGCAGAAAGGCGAGGTCTTCAACCTCGAGAAGGTCAAGGACCCGCACGAGTGCGTCGAGACCACCTTCAAGCACATGAGCTTCCTGCTCAAGGAAATCCACCAGTCCCTCGACAAGACCCTCGACGGGCTCTTCAAGCAGAACTTCGACCAGATCGGGGTGGAGCGCAAGAAGCTGATCAAGTCGCAGCAGTGGTCGAACATCATCAGCGCCAACGTCTTCAAGGCGATGCGCCTGCTCGAACAGCAGGGGGTGGCCGTCTCCCACAAGTATCCGCAGACCATCCGGCGCCTGCAGAAACTCTCCGACGGGCACCGCGACATCGTGCTGCGTGCCTACACCCACATCGGCAATCACCACAAGGGGCTGTTGCCGGAGCAGGTCGAGGAGCTCGAGCAGGTGCGCAGGAAGCTCGGCGTGATCCTCGGCGAGGTCGAGAGCACCTTCGATCGCATGCAGACCAGCAACGTCGAGCGGCTGCGC
- a CDS encoding uracil-xanthine permease family protein, protein MTEPSQTDYRFRGKDALLGAQMLFVAFGALVLVPLLTGLDPNVALFTAGAGTLLFQLVTRGQVPVFLASSFAFIAPIIYGVQTWGIPATMSGLAAAGIFYVVLSLIVSWRGTRVVARIFPPVVTGPVIMVIGLILAPVAVHMANGRSGDGALQLVPQSTALVVSLSALAVTVLVSLKGRGMLRLLPILSGLVVGYLLSLAFGLVDFTAVAAAPWIAVPAFVLPRFHAQAIIYILPVAIAPAIEHFGDLLAISSVSGKNYLRQPGVHRTMLGDGLATSLAAFCGGPPNTTYSEVTGAVALTRVFNPAVMTWAALCAILLAFVGKVGALLQTVPVPVMGGIMLLLFGAIAVVGLNTLVRAGQDLLEPRNLAVVALILVCGIGGMELSLGAVSFKGIGLAGLAGVILNLVLPCRPKEEGEIGVPPAPH, encoded by the coding sequence ATGACGGAACCGTCCCAGACCGACTACCGGTTTCGCGGCAAGGACGCCCTGCTCGGCGCGCAGATGCTCTTCGTCGCCTTCGGCGCACTGGTGCTGGTGCCTCTGCTGACCGGGCTCGACCCCAACGTGGCCCTCTTCACCGCCGGCGCAGGAACCCTCCTTTTCCAGCTGGTGACCCGCGGCCAGGTGCCTGTCTTTCTCGCCTCCTCCTTCGCCTTCATCGCCCCGATCATCTACGGGGTGCAGACCTGGGGGATTCCCGCGACCATGTCGGGGCTGGCGGCCGCCGGAATCTTTTACGTGGTCCTCAGCCTGATCGTCTCCTGGCGGGGCACCCGGGTCGTCGCCCGGATCTTCCCGCCGGTGGTGACCGGCCCGGTGATCATGGTCATCGGCCTGATCCTCGCCCCGGTGGCGGTGCACATGGCCAACGGCCGCAGCGGCGACGGCGCCCTGCAGCTGGTGCCGCAAAGCACGGCCCTGGTCGTGTCGCTGAGCGCCCTCGCCGTGACCGTCCTGGTCTCCCTCAAGGGGCGGGGGATGCTGCGACTGCTGCCGATCCTCAGCGGTCTGGTCGTCGGCTACCTCCTGAGCCTCGCCTTCGGCCTGGTCGATTTCACCGCCGTTGCCGCCGCCCCCTGGATCGCCGTCCCCGCCTTCGTCCTGCCCCGGTTCCACGCCCAGGCGATCATCTACATCCTGCCCGTGGCGATCGCCCCGGCCATCGAGCATTTCGGCGACCTCCTGGCGATCTCCTCCGTCTCGGGGAAAAACTACCTCCGGCAGCCGGGGGTCCACCGCACCATGCTCGGCGACGGCCTGGCCACCTCGCTGGCCGCCTTCTGCGGCGGTCCGCCCAACACCACCTACTCGGAAGTGACCGGCGCGGTCGCCCTGACCCGGGTCTTCAACCCGGCGGTCATGACCTGGGCCGCCCTCTGCGCCATCCTGCTCGCCTTCGTCGGCAAGGTCGGCGCCCTGCTGCAGACGGTGCCTGTGCCGGTCATGGGCGGGATCATGCTGCTGCTGTTCGGGGCGATCGCCGTGGTCGGCCTCAACACCCTCGTGCGCGCCGGCCAGGACCTGCTCGAACCGCGCAACCTGGCGGTTGTGGCGCTGATCCTGGTGTGCGGCATCGGCGGCATGGAACTCTCCCTGGGGGCGGTATCGTTCAAGGGGATCGGCCTGGCGGGCCTGGCCGGGGTGATCCTCAACCTGGTCCTTCCCTGCCGGCCCAAAGAAGAGGGCGAAATCGGCGTCCCGCCGGCTCCGCATTGA
- the upp gene encoding uracil phosphoribosyltransferase — protein MAVVEVKHPLVRHKLGLMRKKNISTKDFRELASEVARLLTYEATADLETEPCSITGWAGPVTVEQLKGIKVTVVPILRAGLGMMDGVLSLIPSARVSVIGLYRDEETLEPVCYFEKMTRRMADRTALVLDPMLATGGSLVAAIDLLKKAGCRQIKGLFLVAAPEGIERLREAHPDVDIYVASVDERLNEKGYILPGLGDAGDKIFGTK, from the coding sequence GTGGCCGTCGTCGAAGTGAAGCACCCCCTGGTCCGGCACAAGCTGGGCCTGATGCGCAAGAAGAACATCAGTACCAAGGATTTCCGCGAGCTGGCCTCCGAGGTGGCGCGGCTGCTGACCTACGAGGCGACCGCGGACCTCGAGACCGAGCCCTGCTCGATTACCGGCTGGGCCGGACCGGTGACGGTGGAGCAGCTCAAGGGGATCAAGGTGACCGTGGTGCCGATCCTGCGGGCCGGGCTCGGGATGATGGACGGCGTGCTCAGCCTGATCCCGAGCGCCCGGGTCAGCGTGATCGGCCTGTACCGCGACGAAGAGACGCTCGAGCCGGTCTGCTACTTCGAGAAAATGACCCGCCGGATGGCCGACCGCACGGCCCTCGTGCTCGACCCGATGCTCGCCACCGGCGGCAGCCTGGTCGCCGCCATCGACCTGCTAAAGAAGGCGGGCTGCCGGCAGATCAAGGGACTCTTCCTGGTGGCGGCCCCCGAAGGGATCGAACGCCTCCGGGAGGCCCATCCCGACGTCGATATCTACGTGGCGTCGGTCGACGAGCGGCTCAACGAGAAGGGGTACATCCTGCCCGGGCTCGGCGACGCCGGGGACAAGATTTTCGGCACCAAGTAA